Proteins encoded within one genomic window of Pedobacter africanus:
- the pgmB gene encoding beta-phosphoglucomutase, which translates to MTQQTACIFDLDGVLVDTAVYHYKAWKQLANSLGFDFTHAQNEQLKGVSRMRSLDMILEWGGIRKSDAEREELASLKNSWYVAMISKMTAGEVLPGSLELLRQLKQQGIKIALGSASKNSALILERTGLAHFFDAIVDGNAVTTSKPDPEVFIKAAELLDTAAAGCVVFEDAFAGVQAANAAGMGVVGIGDAENLKGAQIVIKDLSEITVAEIEALNRFLK; encoded by the coding sequence ATGACACAACAAACAGCCTGTATATTTGATCTGGATGGAGTATTGGTAGATACTGCCGTTTATCACTATAAAGCCTGGAAGCAGCTGGCCAACTCGCTGGGTTTTGATTTTACCCATGCCCAGAATGAGCAGTTAAAAGGAGTAAGCCGCATGCGCTCCCTGGATATGATACTGGAGTGGGGAGGGATAAGAAAATCTGATGCCGAACGTGAGGAACTGGCCAGTCTGAAAAACTCCTGGTACGTAGCCATGATCAGTAAAATGACTGCAGGGGAAGTACTGCCGGGATCACTGGAACTGCTGCGCCAGCTGAAACAGCAGGGAATTAAAATTGCTTTGGGATCGGCCAGTAAAAACTCGGCGCTCATTCTGGAACGTACGGGCCTGGCTCATTTTTTTGATGCCATTGTGGATGGCAATGCAGTAACCACTTCTAAACCGGACCCGGAGGTGTTTATTAAAGCTGCTGAATTGCTGGATACCGCTGCGGCCGGTTGTGTGGTCTTTGAAGATGCCTTTGCTGGTGTGCAGGCCGCAAATGCAGCGGGTATGGGGGTAGTAGGTATCGGTGATGCTGAAAACCTGAAAGGTGCACAAATTGTCATTAAAGATCTCTCAGAAATTACCGTTGCCGAAATCGAAGCATTGAACAGGTTTTTAAAATAA
- a CDS encoding glycoside hydrolase family 13 protein — translation MRKLFIVLFFMLLSKWAQSQQLERIEPMFWWVGMSNPKLQLLVHGAGIAKLSVQLNHPGVKLAKVHQVENPNYLFLDLEIAREAKAGKFPIVFTKAGKKKLQYTYELKNRVKEPSRIQGVSGKDLIYLLMPDRFANGDPGNDIVKGMRENKLNRDSMYYRHGGDLQGLIGKLDYLDDLGVTAIWMTPEIENDMTEASYHGYAATDHYKIDPRYGSLALYKKYVDKAHEKGFKIVKDVVHNHMGTGHWLYRDMPMKSWVNQWPAYTQTSYRDEPVMDPHAAEADKKKMLNGWFVPVMPDFNQQNPFVQNYLTQNNIWWIEYAGIDGLRLDTYPYNDPDYMKDWMQKIKTEFPTLSVFGETLVNSVAAQAYFTQGNTVNRGFDTELPGITDAVLKNALYEALNGNTGWTDGVFRLYATLAQDFLYQDASRNVIFLDNHDMSRLYSMVNEDIDKFKSGIALLLTMRGIPQLYYGTEILMKNHYHPPGLVRMDFPGGWPGDKADKFTASGRTALENEAFNFVRMLARYRKSSPALQRGKMMQFVPENGIYTYFRYLPEGGKQVMVIVNAEGKAKELPTARFAERMASVSAATNVITAQKLENLKIITVPAKTTLVLELN, via the coding sequence ATGAGGAAGCTATTTATTGTATTGTTTTTTATGCTGTTAAGCAAATGGGCACAGTCGCAGCAGCTGGAGCGTATTGAGCCTATGTTCTGGTGGGTGGGCATGAGCAACCCCAAACTACAATTGCTGGTGCATGGCGCCGGTATTGCTAAATTGAGTGTACAGCTGAACCATCCCGGGGTTAAACTCGCAAAAGTACATCAGGTGGAAAACCCCAATTACCTGTTCCTGGATCTGGAAATTGCCAGGGAAGCAAAAGCGGGAAAATTTCCCATTGTTTTTACAAAGGCGGGAAAAAAAAAATTGCAATATACGTATGAACTGAAAAACAGGGTGAAGGAACCCTCGCGTATTCAGGGAGTGAGTGGTAAAGACCTGATCTATCTGTTGATGCCCGATCGCTTTGCAAACGGAGACCCGGGGAATGACATTGTAAAAGGGATGCGGGAAAATAAATTGAACCGGGATTCAATGTACTATCGCCATGGCGGTGACCTGCAAGGACTCATTGGTAAGCTGGACTACCTGGATGATCTGGGGGTAACTGCCATCTGGATGACACCGGAAATTGAAAATGATATGACCGAAGCTTCTTACCATGGCTATGCAGCAACAGATCATTATAAAATAGACCCCCGATATGGCAGCCTGGCCTTGTATAAAAAATATGTCGATAAGGCTCATGAAAAGGGCTTTAAGATTGTAAAAGATGTTGTGCACAACCACATGGGTACCGGGCATTGGCTTTATAGGGATATGCCTATGAAAAGCTGGGTTAACCAGTGGCCGGCCTATACGCAAACCAGCTATCGTGATGAGCCCGTGATGGACCCTCACGCTGCCGAAGCGGATAAAAAGAAGATGCTCAACGGCTGGTTTGTACCTGTTATGCCCGATTTTAATCAGCAGAACCCTTTTGTGCAGAACTACCTGACACAAAACAACATCTGGTGGATTGAATATGCGGGGATAGATGGCTTGCGCCTGGATACCTACCCGTATAACGATCCGGATTATATGAAAGACTGGATGCAAAAAATAAAGACGGAGTTTCCTACACTTTCTGTTTTTGGCGAGACACTGGTAAATTCTGTGGCAGCGCAGGCTTATTTTACCCAGGGCAATACCGTAAACCGGGGCTTTGATACGGAATTGCCCGGCATTACAGACGCTGTGCTGAAAAATGCGTTGTATGAAGCTTTAAATGGAAATACGGGCTGGACTGACGGAGTATTCCGGCTCTATGCCACGCTTGCTCAGGACTTCCTCTACCAGGATGCCAGTCGGAACGTGATTTTTTTGGATAACCATGACATGAGCCGTCTTTATTCGATGGTGAATGAGGACATCGATAAGTTTAAATCAGGAATTGCTTTGCTGCTCACTATGCGTGGCATCCCACAACTCTATTATGGCACAGAGATCCTGATGAAAAACCATTACCATCCGCCCGGACTGGTGCGTATGGATTTTCCCGGCGGATGGCCGGGCGATAAAGCAGATAAATTTACCGCCTCAGGTCGGACAGCACTGGAAAACGAAGCTTTTAATTTTGTAAGGATGCTGGCGAGGTACCGTAAAAGCAGCCCAGCCTTGCAAAGGGGTAAAATGATGCAGTTTGTACCTGAGAATGGAATATATACCTATTTCAGGTATTTACCGGAAGGAGGTAAACAGGTAATGGTCATTGTAAACGCAGAGGGCAAAGCAAAGGAACTGCCGACTGCGAGGTTTGCCGAAAGGATGGCCAGTGTTTCGGCCGCAACCAATGTCATCACCGCCCAAAAGCTGGAGAACCTGAAAATCATTACCGTACCCGCAAAAACAACACTTGTACTTGAATTGAATTAG
- a CDS encoding fatty acid desaturase family protein, producing MTKKVKFTNADKSTFYVTVRKRVDAYFTDNNISIHANPAMWFKTIFFLSGLLSIYLMVLFGGFHTVVTILLCALLGMFGAFVGFNVCHDAIHKSYSANQTVNRAFGFVFNLIGASPYVWNICHNIVHHTYTNITGHDEDIDVAPGLIRFSESETVNKLQSYQHYYAFILYSFAMLSWVFRKDYKKFFQKKVGEHLSDHPRIEYFRLFFYKAIYYFLVIGLPLMVMNITWWQFLIGFLVMQFSQGLVLGLVFQLAHVVEGTSFPFPNEEGNIEEAWAVHQLQTTANFAGDCKVTGFLCGGLNRQVEHHLFPKICHIHYPAIGAIIKQTAAEFNLDYIESSSFGTALASHYRTLKRLGQETYRKTPHVNRARAI from the coding sequence ATGACAAAAAAGGTTAAGTTCACAAATGCCGATAAATCGACATTTTATGTGACCGTGCGGAAGAGGGTTGATGCTTATTTCACCGACAATAATATTTCTATCCATGCCAACCCGGCCATGTGGTTCAAAACAATTTTTTTCCTGTCGGGTTTGCTTTCTATTTATTTAATGGTTCTGTTTGGCGGCTTCCATACTGTAGTTACCATTTTATTATGTGCATTGCTGGGCATGTTCGGGGCCTTTGTTGGTTTCAATGTCTGTCATGATGCCATTCATAAATCCTACTCCGCAAATCAGACGGTAAACAGGGCATTTGGTTTTGTATTCAACTTAATTGGCGCCAGTCCGTATGTCTGGAATATCTGCCACAACATTGTCCACCATACTTATACCAATATAACAGGGCATGATGAAGATATAGATGTTGCACCCGGACTGATCAGGTTCTCTGAGTCGGAAACAGTAAACAAACTGCAATCTTACCAGCATTATTATGCCTTTATATTGTATAGCTTTGCCATGCTGTCCTGGGTATTCAGAAAAGACTACAAGAAATTCTTTCAGAAAAAGGTAGGGGAACACCTGTCCGATCATCCGAGAATTGAATACTTCCGGTTGTTTTTCTATAAAGCCATTTATTATTTCCTGGTCATCGGACTTCCCTTAATGGTAATGAACATTACCTGGTGGCAATTTCTGATCGGCTTCCTGGTGATGCAGTTTTCGCAGGGGCTGGTACTTGGCCTGGTTTTCCAGCTTGCCCATGTAGTTGAAGGCACGAGCTTCCCTTTTCCGAACGAGGAAGGCAATATTGAAGAAGCATGGGCAGTGCATCAGCTGCAGACTACCGCCAACTTTGCCGGGGATTGCAAGGTCACAGGTTTTCTTTGCGGAGGATTGAACCGGCAGGTTGAGCATCATCTTTTCCCTAAAATATGCCATATCCACTACCCTGCCATTGGAGCAATAATAAAGCAGACCGCAGCCGAATTTAACCTGGATTATATAGAAAGTTCGTCATTCGGTACGGCCTTGGCTTCCCATTATAGAACGCTGAAAAGGCTGGGCCAGGAGACTTATAGGAAAACCCCGCACGTCAACCGGGCCAGGGCTATTTAA
- the glpT gene encoding glycerol-3-phosphate transporter: protein MGFNIFPPPAAHRPLLPQAQVNSSYWKLRLQVFAGIFIGYTAYYFVRKNFSFAIPDLIKNEGYTKGQLGFAFSALSIAYGFSKFLMGNLSDRSNARMFLSAGLILSSLTMLCMGLFPFATSSITIMFILLFVNGWFQGMGWPPCGRVVVHWYSVRERGTAMSIWNLAHNVGGFLVGPLTIWAIELFMDWQSKLYFPGMIAIGFSIIAYLLVRDTPQSCGLPPIEEYNNDYPKSYDASQEKEFTAKEIFFKYVFNNRMLWYIAIANAFVYLVRNGIVNWAPTFLGEAKGYSATQAAWASSVYELAAIPGTILCGVLSDRVFKGRRAPVTIIYMALTLVFVLIYWKNPSGNQLLQNVSLWGIGFLIYGPVMLIGVQALDLVPKKAAGTAAGLTGLFGYFIGDLMANAALGSLVDHYGWDACFIAIAIACIFAIFFTAFTWNREKRNLSATV from the coding sequence ATGGGCTTCAACATTTTCCCGCCACCGGCTGCACACCGGCCATTATTACCTCAGGCGCAAGTCAACTCCAGCTACTGGAAACTTCGTCTGCAGGTGTTTGCAGGTATATTTATAGGATATACAGCCTATTACTTTGTACGCAAGAACTTTTCATTTGCCATACCTGACCTCATTAAAAACGAAGGTTATACCAAAGGGCAGCTGGGCTTTGCCTTCTCGGCGCTTTCCATCGCCTACGGCTTCAGTAAATTCCTAATGGGCAACCTGTCAGACAGGAGCAATGCAAGGATGTTCCTATCTGCCGGACTGATCTTGTCTTCGCTGACCATGCTATGTATGGGTCTTTTCCCCTTTGCCACTTCGTCCATTACCATTATGTTTATCTTGCTGTTCGTCAATGGCTGGTTTCAGGGCATGGGCTGGCCCCCATGTGGCAGGGTAGTGGTGCACTGGTACTCTGTAAGGGAACGCGGAACCGCCATGTCGATCTGGAACCTGGCACATAATGTGGGTGGTTTTCTGGTTGGTCCGCTCACTATATGGGCTATTGAGCTGTTTATGGACTGGCAGAGTAAACTGTACTTTCCAGGGATGATTGCCATCGGGTTTTCTATCATCGCTTATCTTCTGGTAAGGGATACCCCTCAATCCTGTGGTTTACCGCCTATAGAGGAATACAATAACGACTACCCGAAAAGCTACGATGCCAGCCAGGAAAAGGAATTCACAGCCAAAGAGATCTTCTTCAAATATGTATTCAACAACAGGATGCTCTGGTATATTGCCATTGCCAATGCATTTGTATACCTGGTAAGAAATGGAATAGTGAACTGGGCACCAACCTTTTTAGGCGAAGCAAAAGGCTACAGCGCAACCCAGGCCGCCTGGGCATCCTCAGTTTATGAGCTGGCTGCAATTCCTGGGACCATATTGTGCGGCGTACTGAGCGACAGGGTTTTTAAAGGCAGAAGGGCACCGGTGACCATTATTTATATGGCCTTAACCCTTGTGTTTGTGCTCATTTACTGGAAAAATCCTTCAGGCAATCAGCTGTTGCAGAATGTGTCCCTCTGGGGCATAGGTTTTTTAATTTACGGGCCGGTAATGCTCATAGGTGTACAGGCTTTGGACCTGGTGCCTAAAAAAGCTGCGGGTACGGCAGCAGGGCTGACGGGATTATTTGGTTATTTTATAGGCGATCTGATGGCCAATGCGGCATTGGGCAGCCTGGTAGACCATTATGGCTGGGATGCCTGCTTTATTGCTATCGCAATTGCATGTATATTCGCCATATTCTTTACCGCATTTACCTGGAACAGAGAAAAACGTAATTTATCAGCCACTGTATAA
- a CDS encoding DUF6528 family protein — protein MKKIVYLLCILAFWAGSCSSKKAEPGPQNPDPVAYKATYLLAIDQSQNRIARIDLKTQTVVWEWKAATGVPANHAAWFSNISEGKPVYNGKYILITASGGGVALVRVSDRATVFYCYVGGNTHSAEVLPDGNIVAASSTGDVLTLINVNLGIFPDNVYKKTLVMEDAHNVVWDKQRQVLWSASKNKLIAYTYNFNCKAPDLSVKESITLPASGCHDLFPVYGKDELWLSTSTKAWVIDMKTKAVIEASALPRIKSVSSGPNGYPVITLQGIDTDKQWYNDKVQDLNGKTIFQMDGLKMYKARWELANEFSYPAKDEIKTCN, from the coding sequence ATGAAGAAAATTGTTTACCTGCTATGTATATTGGCCTTCTGGGCGGGTTCCTGTTCCTCAAAAAAAGCAGAACCAGGGCCGCAGAACCCGGATCCTGTAGCTTATAAAGCTACTTATCTCCTGGCGATTGATCAATCGCAAAACCGGATTGCGCGGATCGACCTCAAAACTCAAACCGTGGTATGGGAGTGGAAAGCCGCAACCGGCGTACCTGCAAATCATGCAGCCTGGTTCAGCAACATTAGTGAAGGCAAGCCTGTTTACAATGGCAAGTATATACTCATCACTGCTTCGGGAGGCGGTGTTGCCCTGGTACGGGTTTCCGATAGGGCTACTGTATTCTATTGTTATGTAGGGGGCAATACGCATTCGGCAGAAGTACTGCCCGACGGCAATATTGTTGCTGCCTCCAGTACAGGAGATGTCCTGACACTGATCAATGTAAACCTGGGCATATTCCCTGACAATGTGTATAAAAAAACACTGGTGATGGAGGATGCACACAACGTAGTGTGGGATAAACAACGTCAGGTGCTCTGGTCGGCCAGCAAAAACAAGTTAATTGCTTATACCTACAATTTCAACTGCAAGGCACCGGACTTAAGCGTAAAGGAAAGCATCACGTTGCCGGCAAGTGGCTGTCATGACCTCTTTCCTGTATATGGAAAAGACGAGCTCTGGCTGTCTACCAGTACCAAGGCCTGGGTAATTGACATGAAAACCAAAGCTGTAATCGAAGCCTCGGCATTACCGCGTATCAAAAGTGTCAGCTCCGGGCCTAACGGTTACCCTGTCATCACCCTTCAAGGTATCGATACGGATAAGCAGTGGTATAACGACAAGGTGCAGGACCTGAACGGTAAAACCATTTTTCAGATGGACGGCCTTAAAATGTATAAAGCACGCTGGGAGCTAGCAAACGAATTTAGCTATCCGGCCAAAGACGAAATTAAAACCTGTAATTGA
- a CDS encoding glycerophosphodiester phosphodiesterase family protein, which produces MKKIIYMAGITLVGLFGCKTMQNKQSANKAEFPAFSTEGHRGGRGLMPENTIIAMKHAIDLGITTLEMDTHISKDGKVVVTHDDYLSPAFMLTPEGKEIPKSDAKKYPVYQMDYSQLKAFDLGTKVHAGFPQQKKIKTYIPLLSELIDEVQLYSKGKKQMFYNIETKCSAKGDGIVNPAPEQFVKLLMDVIEAKGISPYVVIQSFDKRTLQILHKKYPQIRTSFLVDNKKSLQENLDDLGFNPFILSPAYKMVDSDLVKQCHEKQIKVIPWTVNTKVEIAAIKALKVDGIISDYPDLLLD; this is translated from the coding sequence ATGAAAAAGATAATTTATATGGCTGGCATAACACTGGTTGGTCTGTTTGGATGTAAAACTATGCAAAACAAACAATCGGCCAACAAGGCAGAATTCCCGGCTTTCAGCACCGAAGGGCACCGCGGAGGCAGGGGCCTGATGCCGGAAAATACCATTATTGCCATGAAACATGCGATCGACTTGGGTATTACCACCCTGGAAATGGATACCCACATTAGCAAAGATGGTAAGGTAGTGGTTACCCACGACGATTACCTGAGCCCGGCATTTATGCTTACACCGGAAGGGAAGGAAATCCCTAAAAGCGACGCTAAAAAATACCCGGTTTACCAAATGGATTACAGCCAGCTGAAGGCGTTTGACCTGGGTACCAAAGTCCATGCCGGTTTCCCTCAGCAAAAGAAAATCAAGACTTACATTCCCCTGCTTTCAGAACTGATAGATGAAGTGCAGCTTTATTCGAAAGGGAAGAAACAGATGTTCTACAACATAGAAACAAAATGCAGTGCAAAAGGAGATGGTATAGTAAACCCTGCGCCAGAGCAATTTGTAAAACTACTGATGGATGTGATTGAAGCAAAAGGGATCAGTCCGTATGTAGTGATCCAGTCATTCGACAAAAGGACATTGCAGATCCTGCATAAAAAATATCCGCAGATCAGGACCTCATTTTTGGTCGATAACAAAAAGAGCCTTCAGGAAAACCTGGATGACCTGGGCTTTAACCCCTTTATTTTAAGCCCGGCCTATAAAATGGTCGATTCCGATCTGGTTAAGCAATGCCATGAAAAGCAGATCAAGGTTATTCCCTGGACAGTGAACACCAAAGTGGAAATTGCCGCTATCAAAGCATTAAAGGTAGACGGTATCATTTCCGATTACCCGGACCTGCTGCTGGATTAA
- a CDS encoding GDSL-type esterase/lipase family protein codes for MKRFFCGLLTCFCLLLLLNLNGLAQEIKYDTTFRPGKYKEQVAKFAADPITKKDIVFLGNSITAGTDWAKLLGMPNAKNRGISGDITYGVLERLDQVIAGKPSKVFILIGINDISRNIPDSLILRNYKSMISRIRAGSKKTNIYFYTLLPVNAAFQKFKNHYGKDEHILWLNSAIKELAAKKVTVIDLYTHFLDNENHLKAELTHDGLHLKPEGYLVWAEVLKKEGYLK; via the coding sequence ATGAAAAGATTTTTTTGCGGGCTGCTAACCTGCTTTTGTTTGCTGCTTTTATTGAACCTGAATGGCCTTGCCCAGGAAATTAAATATGATACCACCTTCAGGCCGGGTAAATACAAAGAACAGGTGGCTAAATTTGCTGCCGATCCGATCACTAAAAAAGACATTGTATTTTTGGGGAACAGCATTACCGCTGGTACCGACTGGGCAAAATTACTGGGGATGCCAAACGCAAAGAACCGGGGCATTTCGGGCGACATTACCTATGGAGTGCTGGAACGCCTGGACCAGGTCATTGCCGGTAAGCCTTCAAAAGTGTTTATATTGATTGGTATCAATGATATTTCCAGAAACATACCGGATAGCCTGATCCTCAGGAATTATAAAAGTATGATCAGCCGCATCAGGGCCGGGTCTAAAAAAACCAATATCTATTTCTACACCCTGTTGCCCGTGAATGCTGCTTTCCAGAAGTTTAAAAACCATTACGGTAAAGATGAGCATATCTTATGGCTCAATTCAGCAATCAAAGAGCTGGCCGCTAAGAAAGTAACGGTAATAGATCTTTATACCCATTTCCTCGATAATGAAAACCACCTGAAAGCGGAACTTACACATGATGGATTACACCTTAAACCTGAAGGTTATCTGGTTTGGGCGGAAGTCCTCAAAAAAGAAGGTTACCTTAAATAG
- a CDS encoding calcineurin-like phosphoesterase C-terminal domain-containing protein has translation MNRRSFLQSVGFITGSAFISLQTNAFDQLGRSKILKGRVTSGNKGIAKVAISDGYTVVLTDAKGNYSIDINDKASNIFMSTPAGYEFKTDYHIARQYETLGSRNEYDFKLQPLKRDDSKHNFIIWADPQVKNKKDVKQMMDTAVPDVQQLVKSMGPDALIHGIGVGDLVWDNHALFPDYNKAVAEMGIPFFQALGNHDMDYRMGGDETSDKTFKEVFGPTYYSFNRGKAHYIVLDDVRYLGVERSYDGYISENQLNWMAQDLKHVGKDQLIIVCLHIPVHNAVKNNADFYALLDGYKNVHIMSGHTHYNLNNITNGIYEHNHGTVCGAWWTGPICNDGTPRGYGVYEVKGNELKWYYKSTGFDKSRQLSVFTEELTNQKRLIANVWNWDPEWKVEYFLDGKPMGALEQQKGYDPLSVQLYKGDTLPAGRTFAEPKLMDHLFMAHYSPTVKEVKVVATDRFGEQYMVIAKS, from the coding sequence GTGAACAGAAGATCCTTTTTACAAAGCGTTGGCTTTATCACAGGAAGCGCTTTTATCAGTCTCCAAACCAATGCCTTTGATCAGCTTGGCCGCAGCAAAATTCTAAAAGGCCGCGTAACAAGTGGTAACAAAGGTATTGCCAAGGTAGCCATTTCCGATGGCTATACTGTTGTTTTAACCGATGCCAAAGGAAACTACAGCATCGATATCAACGATAAAGCAAGCAATATATTCATGAGTACGCCTGCTGGTTATGAGTTTAAAACAGATTACCATATCGCCAGGCAATATGAAACCCTGGGCAGCAGAAATGAGTACGACTTTAAGCTACAACCGCTCAAAAGAGACGATAGCAAACACAATTTTATTATCTGGGCCGATCCGCAGGTAAAGAATAAGAAGGATGTAAAACAAATGATGGACACGGCAGTGCCCGATGTGCAGCAGCTGGTAAAATCAATGGGGCCCGATGCGCTAATTCACGGAATAGGGGTGGGCGACCTGGTATGGGACAACCATGCACTTTTTCCTGATTACAATAAGGCGGTAGCCGAAATGGGCATTCCTTTTTTCCAGGCCCTGGGCAATCACGATATGGACTACAGGATGGGTGGCGATGAAACTTCTGATAAAACTTTTAAAGAAGTATTTGGCCCAACTTACTATTCCTTTAACCGCGGCAAAGCGCATTATATTGTACTCGATGACGTCCGCTACCTTGGTGTAGAGCGTTCCTATGATGGTTACATCAGCGAAAACCAGTTAAACTGGATGGCGCAGGATTTGAAACATGTGGGGAAAGACCAATTGATCATTGTTTGCTTGCATATTCCTGTACACAATGCTGTTAAAAATAATGCCGATTTCTATGCCCTGCTGGATGGTTATAAAAATGTGCACATCATGTCTGGTCATACCCATTACAACCTCAATAACATTACAAACGGCATATACGAACACAATCATGGTACAGTTTGCGGTGCCTGGTGGACGGGGCCGATCTGTAATGACGGAACCCCAAGGGGTTATGGCGTTTACGAAGTAAAGGGCAATGAACTGAAATGGTATTATAAGTCTACCGGGTTCGATAAATCCAGGCAATTGAGTGTGTTTACCGAGGAACTGACCAATCAAAAGCGGTTGATCGCCAATGTATGGAACTGGGACCCGGAATGGAAAGTAGAATATTTCCTCGATGGCAAGCCAATGGGTGCTCTTGAGCAGCAAAAAGGATATGATCCCCTGTCTGTTCAATTGTACAAAGGGGATACCCTACCGGCAGGCAGGACTTTTGCCGAACCGAAGCTGATGGACCACCTGTTTATGGCACATTACAGCCCCACAGTAAAAGAAGTTAAAGTTGTAGCAACAGATCGCTTTGGCGAACAATATATGGTAATAGCCAAATCCTGA
- a CDS encoding acetyl-CoA carboxylase carboxyltransferase subunit alpha yields MEQIKTSFDFEKPIAELEQQIEKVKQVAEKTKVDMSATLTELEEKLDKTQQTLYSNLTGWQKVQMSRHPERPQTLDYISMICDDFIELHGDRTVKDDKAIIGGFATIDGQTVMIIGHQKGKNTKERQYRNFGMANPEGYRKALRLMRLAEKFNKPVISFIDTMGAYPGLEAEERGQGEAIARNLLEMSVLKVPILCFIVGEGASGGALGIGIGDKVYMLEHTWYSVISPESCSSILWRSWDYKERAAECLKLTSEDMFKNKLIDGIIKEPLGGAHQNPELMGQTLKKQILDDLKVLKKEKTEKMVTARIDKFCAMGVVNE; encoded by the coding sequence ATGGAACAGATAAAAACATCATTTGATTTTGAAAAGCCTATTGCTGAACTGGAACAGCAAATTGAAAAGGTGAAACAAGTTGCTGAAAAAACCAAAGTAGATATGTCTGCTACCTTAACAGAACTTGAAGAGAAGCTGGACAAAACCCAGCAAACCCTATACAGTAACCTTACCGGCTGGCAAAAAGTTCAGATGTCCCGCCACCCTGAACGTCCGCAAACCCTGGATTACATCAGCATGATCTGCGATGATTTCATTGAACTGCATGGCGACAGAACGGTAAAGGACGATAAGGCTATCATTGGCGGTTTTGCAACCATAGATGGTCAGACTGTGATGATCATTGGTCACCAGAAAGGTAAAAATACCAAGGAGCGGCAATACCGGAACTTTGGTATGGCCAATCCTGAAGGATATAGAAAGGCACTCCGTTTAATGCGCCTGGCCGAAAAATTCAACAAGCCCGTTATTTCTTTTATTGATACTATGGGAGCATACCCAGGCCTTGAAGCAGAAGAACGCGGACAGGGCGAGGCGATTGCCAGAAACTTACTGGAAATGTCAGTGTTGAAAGTTCCGATCTTATGTTTCATTGTTGGTGAAGGTGCATCAGGTGGTGCATTGGGCATTGGCATCGGAGATAAGGTTTATATGCTGGAACATACCTGGTATTCGGTAATCTCACCGGAATCCTGCTCTTCAATTTTATGGCGCAGCTGGGACTATAAAGAACGTGCCGCAGAGTGCCTGAAATTAACTTCCGAAGACATGTTTAAAAACAAACTGATCGACGGAATTATTAAAGAACCCCTGGGAGGTGCGCACCAGAATCCTGAACTGATGGGACAGACCCTAAAAAAACAGATCCTGGACGACCTGAAGGTGTTGAAGAAAGAAAAAACAGAAAAAATGGTTACTGCCAGGATCGACAAATTCTGTGCAATGGGCGTAGTGAACGAGTAG